From a single Solanum dulcamara chromosome 4, daSolDulc1.2, whole genome shotgun sequence genomic region:
- the LOC129885142 gene encoding transcription repressor OFP15 encodes MKLSSLFKNSSQNSSSSTTTSTWPWSLPTCGKPKTLSFRLEKNHHNIFNSTFHLDDINDTTCYSVDEFFSEIDETSSSSTTTINGQDCIEKVIKGLRLEKERLFFEPEETSSILDFQESKNISTSTSISTNVVNEGNNIVSFFPLGLDSKDPFVDFRESMEEMVEAYGIQDWESLEELLTCYLKVNCKSNHGYIVGAFVDLLVNLASHSENNNNITNVGVGDSIIMTTIDEQQQCLSSSTTTTTSHSFTSPLSFCSSSCSTSSSITSTSVCLSLLEEEDEVIQTKKQC; translated from the coding sequence ATGAAACTCTCTTCTCTCTTCAAGAACTCATCACAAAATTCCTCTTCTTCTACTACTACTTCTACATGGCCATGGTCATTACCAACTTGTGGAAAACCAAAAACCCTCTCATTTAGGTTAGAAAAGAATCATCACAACATTTTCAATTCCACTTTTCATCTTGATGATATTAATGACACTACATGTTATAGTGTTGATGAATTTTTTAGTGAAATTGATGAAACAAGTTCTTCCTCTACTACAACTATCAATGGTCAAGATTGCATAGAGAAAGTGATTAAAGGGTTGAGATTAGAGAAAGAGAGGTTATTTTTTGAGCCAGAAGAGACAAGTTCAATTCTTGATTttcaagaatccaagaatattagTACTAGTACTAGTATTAGCACTAATGTTGTTAATGAAGGTAATAATATTGTTAGTTTTTTTCCATTGGGATTGGATTCAAAGGATCCTTTTGTGGATTTTAGAGAATCAATGGAAGAAATGGTGGAAGCATATGGAATACAAGATTGGGAGAGTCTTGAAGAGTTATTGACTTGTTACTTGAAGGTAAATTGCAAAAGTAACCATGGTTACATTGTTGGTGCTTTTGTTGATTTATTGGTCAATCTTGCAAGTCATAGtgagaacaacaacaatattacTAATGTTGGTGTTGGTGATTCTATAATAATGACAACTATTGATGAACAACAACAATGTTTATCatcttcaacaacaacaacaactagtcATTCTTTCACATCTCCATTGTCATTTTGTTCTTCTTCATGTTCTACAAGTTCATCTATTACTAGTACCAGTGTTTGTTTGTCTTTgttagaagaagaagatgaggttattcaaacaaaaaaacaatGTTGA
- the LOC129885143 gene encoding transcription repressor OFP6-like, which produces MSTHRRRIILSNVTVKLGCSSSCIRPKLSSIFHPKPRNRKSPQTKTHNKNYSNYSSCSSWDTTTTTFSPHSESTTNESSDFRTSKAVQGFGRIGGESVAVEKDSDDPYLDFRQSMLQMILEKEIYSKDDLKELLNCFLQLNSPYYHGIIVRAFTEIWNGVFSLRPGVAGASSPFLHGGGHVTYR; this is translated from the coding sequence ATGTCAACTCACCGGCGAAGAATCATTCTCAGCAATGTCACCGTAAAACTCGGCTGCAGCAGCAGTTGCATTCGACCAAAACTTTCAAGTATTTTCCACCCAAAACCCCGTAACAGAAAATCCCCCCAAACCAAAACCCACAACAAAAATTACTCAAATTATTCCTCTTGCAGTTCATGGGACACGACGACGACGACTTTTTCGCCGCATTCGGAAAGTACGACGAACGAATCTTCCGATTTCAGAACCTCAAAGGCCGTTCAGGGATTCGGCCGGATCGGCGGCGAGAGTGTTGCCGTAGAGAAAGATTCCGACGACCCGTATTTGGATTTCCGGCAGTCGATGCTTCAGATGATTTTAGAAAAGGAGATTTACTCGAAAGATGATTTGAAGGAGCTGTTGAATTGTTTTTTGCAATTGAATTCTCCGTATTATCATGGGATTATTGTGAGGGCTTTTACTGAGATCTGGAATGGAGTTTTTTCTCTCCGGCCAGGAGTTGCCGGAGCTAGCTCGCCGTTCTTGCATGGCGGAGGTCACGTGACTTATAGGTGA